One genomic window of Coffea eugenioides isolate CCC68of chromosome 1, Ceug_1.0, whole genome shotgun sequence includes the following:
- the LOC113758247 gene encoding uncharacterized protein LOC113758247, with protein sequence METTATKPNLVSNILVRLLSFGVLVLLARSAYIITVKGRACDFAGDFCFFPDTPKHTTPSSAASATRLRNYYSSVFQDLISEGFLSPDSKSLCIETLTGQDVVALQDIGVINSVGISKKASPPLVRYGPAFRQPFPDNTFDFEFSGDSVLDRTVKPVEFASEVSRTLKPGGFFVVHTSSKDQYSLNSLLELFNSCRLIRSREINAVDSSSPWIREVVLRKEDGVVVNGKKEQFIRGSSVNRCNVPGYIHELISNAEPLLVEEPLKPWLTLKKNMKNAKYLSSLVDIRFKNRHVYVDVGARNYGSSIGSWFKKQYPKQNKTFEIYAIEADRAFHEEYRSKKGVKLLPYAAWVRNETLFFEINREPRKMNVERGRGMGRIQGVQSSSNFLGDSDKIQGFDFAGWLKSTVSERDYVVVKMDVEGTEFHLIPRLFETGAICLIDEMFLECHYSRWQRCCPGVRSSKYQKTYSQCLDLFYSLRKSGVLVHQWW encoded by the coding sequence ATGGAAACAACAGCAACGAAGCCAAACCTCGTGAGCAATATTCTGGTACGCCTGCTTTCCTTTGGCGTTCTGGTGCTCCTGGCGCGCTCCGCTTACATCATCACCGTCAAAGGCAGAGCTTGCGACTTCGCCGGTGACTTCTGTTTCTTCCCTGATACCCCAAAGCACACGACCCCTTCCTCTGCGGCGTCCGCCACCCGTCTCCGCAATTATTACTCCTCCGTCTTTCAAGATTTGATATCCGAAGGCTTCCTTTCCCCTGACTCCAAATCTCTCTGCATCGAAACCCTAACAGGTCAGGACGTTGTCGCATTGCAAGATATTGGAGTCATTAACTCCGTCGGAATTTCAAAGAAAGCATCTCCGCCGTTGGTTCGTTATGGTCCAGCTTTTCGTCAACCGTTCCCTGATAACACCTTTGATTTTGAGTTTTCCGGCGATTCCGTCCTGGACCGCACTGTTAAACCCGTCGAATTTGCTTCTGAAGTTTCAAGAACGCTCAAACCCGGGGGCTTCTTTGTCGTCCACACCTCGTCAAAAGATCAGTATAGTCTCAATTCCTTGCTTGAATTATTCAATTCTTGTAGATTAATTCGATCACGCGAAATTAACGCTGTAGATTCATCTTCCCCTTGGATTCGTGAAGTTGTCTTAAGGAAAGAGGATGGAGTAGTTGTTAATGGAAAGAAAGAACAATTCATTCGTGGATCATCTgtaaataggtgcaatgtgccAGGGTATATACATGAATTAATCTCGAATGCTGAGCCCTTGCTTGTGGAAGAGCCGTTGAAACCTTGGCTAACATTGAAAAAGAATATGAAGAATGCAAAATATCTGTCCTCACTAGTCGATATTCGCTTCAAGAATAGGCATGTGTATGTAGACGTTGGAGCTAGGAACTATGGTTCAAGCATTGGCAGTTGGTTTAAGAAGCAGTATCCCAAGCAGAATAAGACGTTTGAAATCTACGCCATTGAGGCGGATAGGGCTTTTCATGAAGAGTACAGGTCAAAAAAAGGGGTGAAACTTTTGCCTTATGCAGCTTGGGTGAGGAATGAGACCCTGTTTTTTGAGATAAACCGGGAACCACGTAAGATGAACGTGGAGAGAGGAAGAGGGATGGGGAGGATTCAAGGTGTGCAATCCTCAAGTAATTTTCTAGGTGATTCTGATAAGATTCAGGGGTTTGATTTTGCTGGTTGGTTGAAGAGTACAGTATCAGAGAGGGACTATGTGGTGGTGAAAATGGATGTAGAAGGAACTGAATTTCATCTGATCCCTAGGTTATTTGAGACTGGAGCAATTTGTTTGATTGATGAGATGTTTCTTGAGTGCCATTATAGTAGATGGCAGAGGTGTTGCCCTGGAGTGAGGAGCTCTAAGTATCAGAAGACGTATTCTCAATGCCTGGACCTGTTTTATTCTCTGAGGAAGAGTGGAGTTCTGGTGCATCAATGGTGGTGA